The following is a genomic window from Anas acuta chromosome 3, bAnaAcu1.1, whole genome shotgun sequence.
CCACTGCAGCTAAATAAGTTAATTTCAACTCTCACAGCACCGAGTCTCTCGCATTGACATGAGCCGGCCATATGGAAGTGTGCACGCTGTAAGTAGGTGGTTACTCCTGGGTGCATGACAGACGCGCTGTTTGTGCAGATATGAGCTAGCACCGTATTTAAGCCATAAAAAAGGGTGCCTCAAGGCTCACAGGCAGTGCTGAAACGTTCATTAATCCGAGCACTGATAAGATAATCGCTCTTACCGACGCTATGCTAGATGTCACAATTTGGCAAGTCTGTACAAAGGAAGGAGACTAAGCAAGCGAAAACCAGGCCTGTCAGACTGAACGTTCTTTCCTGGCAGTCTTTGGGCTAAGCGAACCTGGCTGCTAAAAGAGCACACTCCTTCCTGGAAAGATACCAACGTCCTGAAGCCGCACGCAGgactctccctctctcccagaCCATTCCCATACCTGTGCAATGTTATTTGTTTTAGCagaacacacatatatatatatatataaaattttctttttattatcatttaaaTGTCAGGCACTTAGGAAAGCTGAACTCGTTTTCGAGCCCCAGGAGACCTGATAGGTACGATCCCTCGCCTCTCCGCCAAACACGGAGGCATAGCCGCAGGATTATTCTTAGTCCTAGTGCCtacacatctcccaggaaaCATCCGCGTGCCGAGGCAGTTGTGACGTTTCCGAAAACCGCTGCCTCGAGGTGCCCTCGGCGAGACCCTCCGGGAGGAGCGGGGTGCCCCACGTCCCCTCCGGCACCTGCGGCAACAGCAGCACCGCTGCCATGCCCCGGGGTGATGGCATCCCCTCTGCCCTCAGCGAGGACAGGCCACCGCAGGAGCCTCACAAGTGTGCACGTGTGCACGCACgcgtgtgcatgtgtgtgtgtgcgcagggagaggagggagcaggCTGTGGAAAGGAGAGGGGGCGCTTAAAAGGCTCCCACCTCCGTCCCCCAGGGCCGGTAGGGCTTGCTGCTCCCCGCACTGCCagcctgctgggggctggcagaggCCGATACGGCCAACGGCGGGGTGATGGCCGTAGCTGCTgccacggcggcggcggctgcgctCGGGGGCAGCATGGGGAAGGCGCCGGTGAAGGAGAGGGGGaagctctgggcagcagcggtggcagcagcagcggcggcgtGAACGGTGGctgagagggagaggagagaggtaGAGAGTGGGGGGACGCAGGGAGCCACGCTGCCCGCGGAGGGGACCCTGAGGGCGGCGTCGGCATGGGCGAAGGTGGCGGTGAGCAGCGCAGAGCCGTGGGGAGGCACGTCCGAGGAGAGTCTGCACGGGGCGGCCTCGGGGGCGTGGAGTCCattgggctgcagcagggcggCCGGGAGGTGGTGGAAGGCGGCTGCCCAGTggtgggggtgcagggggtggtggtggtgggccATGGAGGAGGTCATGGCGGCGGCTTCCCTCTGCGAGGCGCAGGTGCTGAGGTGGGACACCAGCCTGACGCGCAGCGGGTCGGAGGTGTCGAGGCCTTCCACGGACGTCAGGTACCTGGCGACTTCGGTCAAGCACTCCCGGAAGCCGATACTCATGAAATCCATGGCTAGGGAGTGAGCATCGAAATAACCTGCAAGGGGAGGGCAAAAGACGCGCTGAGTGCCAAGCCGAGCTCCCAGCCAACATCGGGCGGCACGCCTAACCTCCCTCAGCCCCTGGGCTTGCCACTTAACGGGTTAAGGTCAGCCAGGAGAAAAGTGTGTTCTCCGGTCTGTAAATGATTTGTGTGACCATTCCTGTAATGCAATAGGCtatggcttgtttttttttttttttttttttttttgcattctgtaTAAATGGAAAGAATTAAGACCATAAGTACTCGTGGCTCTTGAGAAGATACACGATGCCCCTCCTGCAATACCTCAGGAAGCCTCTGCAGTGTGGTGCTGACCCCGCGTGTGAGTGAGGGAGACGTTTCTACGCACAAAGACAATCAGACAGCTCGTGAGCACTgtgctgccttttcttccctACACCCACATTCACATCAACGCTCTTGAGCTATTTCTTGATGTTGTGAGATACTTGTGACTGCTGCTGGGGTCCCATCTACTTCACAGAGTCATTAGGACAATGTGGCATACGGTGTTATTTAACTacaaactaaaaacatcttGTCATGACtctgcacacacacaataaaaagCTTTACTGAGAAAACGTTTTATGTAATGCCATTGCTAATTTGGAGATGGAAGACTGACGGTCATATGGCCCATGAGGCATTTCAGCAAACAGCAACTGGAGCTCCACAAGCTTGGGACAAAAAgcgtttgaaaaaaaaatgttttattaaatgcaCATGAGAAGATACTCCCTTTCTAAAGGGTTTAGTATCAAATCCAGTGGTTAAGCTGCACCCCTTCAACTACAGAAAACAATTCCGCTTCAGTTTAAAGTTATTCTccttgggaaaataaaatcctatcCACTCTCAAGCTAccatggtgtttttttcctcttgctttcagTGAAACTTTTTAGGTATATGTGACTGTGATGTGTGTTAGTATAGAAAGATCAAATGCCCTTATTACGGAGGACGCTGGCAGCAATACCTCGCACACTCTGGCATGAAATAAtctatgtatttctgaaaaattcaaGCCACTTAGATGGCTGCTTTCACTTTTGCCAACTTTCAGGCTAGAGAAAAGCCTTTCTGTGGCTGTACATCCGCATCGTAGAACAAACGCAGGCACATTTACAGATGTCAGCCCTAATCCCCAGCCTTCTATACACCACCAAATTTCAGCGGTGCTTTTGACTCAGGCTACTTTGTCCACCTGACGCTGTACAAGACCCCAGAAAAACCCTTGCCAACTAGCAGATTGGTGAGTACAACAGGTTGGGGATTTTTGTCAGGACACAGACTCCTCTGTCACAACCATTCTGAAAACACAGCGATTTCAGTGCacttctgacaaaaaaaaaacaggcaggcaggcagtgagTGAGCTAGTGGGTGCCTGCCTGGTGGCCAGCAGCTTGGCTTGGGGACTGCCTCCGCGCCACAGGCCCCAaggcctccctccctccctccctccctctggaCTGCAGACATGAGGGACgtggctgtccccagctccccccaagCCTGAGCTGGCTCTGTGATGAGCCCTGGCCATGCCAGCTCCTTGTCAGTCTCCTACGAGGTGGCCAAGACATGGGAACGGGAGTACACCAGCCAAGTGACTCGGCACTCCCAGCCCATGCGGGGATGGGGCTCCAGGCACTCAAGTGACGGGGCAGAGCCGTGCACCCGTCCTGCACAGCCGCCAACGGCTCCGACCCAGGTGTCAGTCACCTGAGCTCAATTTGCACTGAAGCTGCAATAAAACGACACCAAGGTCCCAGCCAGCTACTTGCTGTTGGCTAATTG
Proteins encoded in this region:
- the HEY2 gene encoding hairy/enhancer-of-split related with YRPW motif protein 2 isoform X2, with product MPPQPHLPRAPSPPYLSPSPPPSGAGVRSPPCPRPPGGRPPPFVPVPPDGAGLAGGGPSGLRLCRGVGKRLTEGLLCWRCGAVPSRAEPSRSRSSSPPPNPPPPRSEAPGFIYLCPRPGSELRPLPAMKRPCEETTSDSDMDETIDVGSENNYSGQSNSSVIRSNSPTTTSQIMARKKRRGGSAKLEKAEILQMTVDHLKMLQATGGKGYFDAHSLAMDFMSIGFRECLTEVARYLTSVEGLDTSDPLRVRLVSHLSTCASQREAAAMTSSMAHHHHPLHPHHWAAAFHHLPAALLQPNGLHAPEAAPCRLSSDVPPHGSALLTATFAHADAALRVPSAGSVAPCVPPLSTSLLSLSATVHAAAAAATAAAQSFPLSFTGAFPMLPPSAAAAAVAAATAITPPLAVSASASPQQAGSAGSSKPYRPWGTEVGAF